The Sporosarcina sp. Marseille-Q4943 genome includes the window AATCTATATTGGGAACAACATGACAATCGACAAAACTCTTCTATTTGAATTTTAATATATTTTTAATCACTAATACTTTAAGTTCCTTGCGCGAATCCTTCATCATAACTTTGGGTATTTATTATTTCGGATTTTTTCTACATCTCTTTACTTTTCAATTTTCACATACCAAGCACCCATTCAATTCGGAATTTCAGTGTGTCTGAATTATTGACTGAATTCAAAACTTAATGAGAATTTTGTAACAAAAAATTCAAAAGGAGAATTTTGGCGTTACAATTAACTATATTTAATTATCTTGATATACTAATTTCGTCCATAACATCGGGGTTAAAAACTGTTCTGTCTTTTGTATAGAAATAATATTTGTGGTAATATTTTTCAAGTGTAAACTTCCACTCAATAAAATGTTTGTCGTTAGTAAGCAGGAAATCTAATACCAGTCTTTTGGCATCATCACTTGGTTTTGATTTCAACTTGGTTTTAACCACATTTAATTCGTCTAAAACTGTTCTTTTTATATTTCTATTCAACTTAGGGTATGATAAAAAAATATATACCCACCAACCCTGTTCATCTTGAAAAAAGTCATTCCAATTTATTTTTTCTATATTCCTTTTTATGACTAAATTAACTTTTTTTAATATGTCATTCGTCTTCATAATTCCTGATTCGACAAATATACATAATGCAGCCAATTTAACAGGATTTTCTTCTCTAATGAAATTATCTACTATTTTCCCAATTAATTTATACGAGATATTTACTTTGTAATTCGCAAAGAACAAAAGTAAATCAACCCAGTCGCTTGAATACTTAGTAAATATATCATCTTCAAATCTTTCAAGGTTTCTTTCAATCTTATGCCTTATATCCAAACCATGTTTATCTATTAGAAGAGAGAAAATCCGAATAACCTTTTGAGTTGAAGAATAACTAATATTTAAGGAGTAGACAAAGAAGATAAAAATAACTAGATCATTTAATCCCATTTTAACTTGCAGTTCTTCTTTTTCGCTTCTTTCAATTTTGGTTAGTATTGTGCTTAGTATATATGAACACACAAGTGCACTTTCATTTGTAGTATTAATTGCATTTAATACTCTATTTCTCAGATTAATATAACTTTTATCTCTCCTTTTTCCGGTGGTTGGAGAAATAGTAGTTGTTGCTGCTACCTCAAGTAGCATATGAATATATTCAGTTGGCAATCCCATATCAACTAATGTGCTCTCCATCGGTTGTTTTTGAACATTATCTCTTTCTTGTATAATACTGTCTATTATTTCAGTAAGAGGAAATACTTCTAACAACCAATTATTATAGTTTTCACTTTTTCTTTTTTTAGAAATCTTGGAGTCATTTATTTTTAAATGATAATTATTTAATATAGTAGATATAACATCCTGTATGTGACTTTGAATTTCTTCACTTTTCGAAAAAACGAAATAGTCATCCACAAATCTATAAATATTATAATCCTTGCCAAAACTAATATTCTTTACTGCTAATTCTTCTAAAATTTGTTGATCAATATGCACAAATAAAAATTCCGCTAGTAATCTACTAACTTCTGGCCCCACAATGATACCATTTGTCTTTGAACCATTTATATTTTGCAAGTAAGAATCGATATTGCTATACACCGAATTTGAATCTTTCAGGTTCTTCGAGTCGTATGTTTTATTACTGATCAACCATTTATACGAGTGTGTATAAATACTTGGGAAGCAGTTTTGCATGTCGAGAGTTAATAAAAAATCATATTTATCACGTGAATAAGTAAACCTTTTACTGTTAAGAAGATTCGTTATATTTTTATAAGGATAGTGATTGAAATATGATCCACTAGACTCTAATGAAAGAAGCAATTGATCCTTTGAAGTTGAATCCGCATAATAAACAGTTTGATTTTTATTTTTTTTATATACTAAGCTATTGACTCTATTTGCTTTTCTTACAGAAAAATCATTTTTGTTATGAATTATATTCAAAATATCGTTTTCAAATATATGTATAAAAGTTAAGGATTCAATAAGCCCTAAAGGGTTAATCAATGATAACTCCCGAAACCCCCCTTTCTTTTTTGATACATTAAATTTTAAAGGAGAAGAATGCCATTTGGGATTAAACTTCTTTTCTTTTTCTTGTTTTGTATTCTCGAAAACTTTTTTTAAAGTCTTTTTATCTTTCATTAGATATTCATAAAAATATCTATGAGTATATTGGTTTCCTTTTTCATATGGAAGTAAATCCGTCAGCAAATAATCTATTTTCTGTCTATTAAATTTATAATTTATTGTCATATTGACACCTCATTTTCAAAATGCTATATTATATTTACACAATATCAAGGATTGGCCCTTGCTAATTCTTAAAGGTAAAAGTGGTGGGATACTTCTCACCACTTTTACTTATTTATAATAGTTAACATTTTTTTTGCCAATTCATTGTAGCTATCATTCTCAAAATTACTGTTCCCATTATCAAGAATATATAATTTCTGCTTTAATTTTTCATGTGTTAATCCTAATCTCCGATGTAGTAGTACAGTTCTATCCTTCAAAAAACAAGATATGAATTTATTGTTTTTTAATTGATTATTAATTTCGGCAGGCACAGCAACCTGATTTATTGTAAACCTTCTCTCTATAGTGCGAGTAAAAAAATTTTTAGTATCACTTGTTATTCTCGAAAAATCGTTATTATTAGTCATAAATCGTTTCAGTTCTTTATAACTATCGCTAAATCCTCTTACTTGCCATCTGTATTTATTGCTATTTTTCCTAACTCCAAAATAAACAATTCTTTTAAAAAATATCTCTAATTTGTAACTTAATACTTCTATATTATTAGTTTCTTTATACTCTAAAACTATGTCATTTAACTTAACTGTATATTTATTTAACTTATTTTCAGCAATCCCAAATTGAAATTTACTTTTAACGGATTGACCATTTTTAAATTCATATCCCAAGTAATCAAATTTTATTTTGGTATCTAAGGAATTGTAATAGTCCGTCTTAATATTATTGACTTTCAATTTATTACCAAAGCATTGACTCATCAATTTAAAAATCACTTCTTCTATTCTACTTCGGTCAACTCTTTCGTCTAATATTAAAATACAGTCATCTACATATCTAGCATAATATAAGCAGCTTTCTTTAAACGCTTTTTTAACCTCAAGATCAAAATTCTCCCCCATTATTTCGACCAATGTGTTATGTAAACCTATCCCTGGAATTAATTTATTAATAGTATTGGTATACTTTTTTAAGAAGTCATACTCATAAGTCCTCAAATCTAATGCTTCGCATAGATAGTCAAAACTTTTTATAGAACTTACGGTATTAAAAAAATCTTGGAAGTCAAATTTATATATTGTATAGGCGTGGTAGCAATGAAGATCTGGGACTATATTCATAATCTCTGCCATTATATAAGATCTATTAGGAAATTTTAGATTACAATATTTATTTAATAACAATTTGTAGTAATCTAAAATAATTAGCTCTTCTATATTTATTTGTGTTTTGTCAATAACTAATCTATTTTTCACATTTCTTGTAATGTAAGGAGTTATTCTTTTACTTTTATATAAACTCTGGATAATCTCTCTTTCTTCTTTTACATATTGTTTAGCTAACTCAGCAATAATTTTTCTTCTCATTTTTACTAACTCCTTTAAGAACTAGTCATATACAATAGTCTACACAGAAATATAATTTCTATGGTTGAGAAAATTCATTTTAACTATTCCCCCAAATTTTTGATTTTCGTAACTATAGTCACTATCTCCATTCATTTATTTGATACTTATAATCGTGATTCAAGTAAAGATTCTTTTTATTCAAAAAATGAAAGACTGTCCATCTTACTCTTCAAAGGAAAATGGAATAAATATATTTTATTTTCAAGGCCAGGTAAGAGTTTAATATACGACCGGCATCAACTTTAACACTTATTACATGTTCCCGGTCCTGAAGTGTGGGGTACCAGGCACCAATTCAATTCGGTATTGGTATTGGTATTGGTATTGTTCTTGTTCCTATTGTTGCTTATCTAATTTTTTAATGACTATCATACACTCGGTTTATTGCACCTAGCGCTTTTTAGTCTGAAATTCATGTACTAATCTAATCATTATCTTGACTTTCCAAACGACACCACCTGTCCTTCTAAATGAGGCGATATAATAATAGTGGAATTCAGATGGCTCACTCGAGCATTTTCTACATATTCTTTTGAATTGTATACAATATCGCCTCTCTTCTATAAACTACTTTTCATTTCATCGCAGACGACAGTTAAATGTCCAATTCATATTCTTGTAATCTCCCAATTAAATCTTCATTTTACGAATAATTCAACCAATGTATGTTTCAATTATAGATAATACCTCCCTGTTTATCTTCTAGTTATTATATCATAGTTAATAGAGAGTTTATCAGACAATCGGATGACTAATATGTATTGAAGTGCAGGTACTTTATTTCACAGGAAACTTGCAGATTAGAGATCATCATTCAATTCTTAGGGAAGAATATAGCCTTCATATCTCTCATCTCAGTCAAACAACCGCGCTTTTTCCAGGGAGCGACGAATCCTCAATCTGCCTTGAAGAGAGATGGAACTACTTATGTGTAGTTAATCGTATTTGGTTCCCGCTGGGCTAGTTCGATCCATCGTGACGAATTAATTATTGAATCACAAAATGACTACCTTATTGGCATATGCGTCTCCTTCTAATCCGCGGAAAACCCCTCAAAATATAATAATCCATCTACGATTTGAAAAACTCGTAGATGGATTATTATATTTTGTGCAAGGAAGAGATATATGGCTTACTTGTACTACTTCTTATTAAAGTTACTTTCATAATCGGCTGTGTTATAATCTCGCATACGAGAAATACAACCTATTTAAATCAGCATAGTAAAAGTTGTAAATGCCTTATCTCACAACTTAAACTTTGTTTTAATTTGTGGCACAATTTTTGTCAGGTAAGGCGTTAAAGCGAAGTTATGCATAAGTTGATTACTTCCTTGCTTTTTTGTAGCGGAAGCGAAATCCAAACTTCCTATTAAGTCATCAATGAACGGAATATCTTCTGGTGAGGTTATTGAATAGGCATCAACAGACTTCTCAAAAATTCTACCATCTACTCCCCACTCTTTAGCAACCTCATAAATCAGTGCTTTCTTCTTGCCATTTTTCCAATTTTCAAAAGCTTGATCAAAATGAATGTCGCTTGAAATATTTCCAGGTTCTAATTCTTCTACAACAAATTCCTTAAGTAATTCTGCTTGTTCGTGTTCACCAAGGTTACTCAATTCTGTAATTTGTTGATAGATGATGCGCAATGTTTCGGTATCAACGGTTTGTCTACCATTATTCGAAGTTGTTTTAGATCCGATTAAGTTTAGGATATGATTTGCATCGATGACTTGCGTACCTGCTAGTTTCGTTTTCCCTAAAAGTGTCGGAGGTGTGTGTACAGGTGTATCGTCTCCTTCTTCAAAAATCAGGTTACGGTACGCACCAATATAGTGAAACCATGTACGTTCCGCCATTCCAAACGCTTCATCATCCCACTTATACTCATAATACTGCTCAACTAAGTTAAATTGTTCTGCAGCAGCTTTATACGCTTGTACGAACAGTTTCTTTTCCTCTTCAAACGGTTCAATTGATTGCCAACTCGTTGGATCAGGTAAAGTATTTTCCATATCTACAAGTGCGAGTTTAAACTTTTCGACTGCAGTAGGATAGGGCTCCACAATTGCTTTGCTACTTGTTCCGCCGCTTCCATAAAGTCTTAATGCGATATTGACCATCTCTTCCGTGATTTTCGGGTATTGGAAATTAATAATCGTTCCGAATTCTTTATTTGAACCATATACTCGATTCGTTCTCGAATACGCTTGAATCAATCCTTGCAATTCTAATGAACGATCGACATAAAGCGTATTCAGTAACTTAGAATCATACCCTGTTAACAACTGATCAGCCACAATAACGAGGTCAATATTTTTAGGGTTACGCCCACTTCCTCCTCGAGTTGCTCGTTCCACTACATCCTCAAAGTACGCTTCTTCTCCCCGCTTTTGATCTCCAGCCACGAATTCAATGCCTGTAAACGCCCCATAGTCTTTGAACATATTCTCAACGATTATTGGATCAACACGGCCAGTCTCCTCTTCATTTCCGAAACTGAATGTCATCGCAACATTTAAATGAATATTTTTTTCTTTCATCTGCTTTTTAAACTCTTCAAAGTAAGCAATGACACGCTTTTTATAAGCGACAGTTAAAATCGCATTAAACTCTCGATTTTGAGACTGCGCATCCCACTGTGTTAAAATTTCTTCAACTACTCGCGGGATATGTGTTTCATCGTAATAAAATAAAATCCCTTCTTTTTTTGCTGCCTTTTCAACTTCTAAATCCGTCATTTCTTGCACCGCTCGCTCTAACACTCTTACTTCGGTTTCGGGATTCTTTTCCTTCGCCAAATCAAGAAGCTTTTCTCTCAAGTCTTCATAGCTGCTAAACTCACCAGTATTAATATAGTCAACGTGGAAGCCTAATACGTTTTTGTCTGCAATCGCTTCCTCAATGGTGTACTGATGAATGAGCGGACCAAATAGTTTTTCTGTCGTATCAATAATTTCACTATTTTCATTTATTTTTCCCTTAGCTTGATTTTCATCAAACAATGGTGTTCCTGTATAACCGAAGAATAAACTATTTTTACTAAAATACTTTTTAATCGTCCCCATCATTTGGCCCATCGTTGTTCGATGAGCTTCATCGATGATAAACACGATCCACTTATCAGCGAGACGAGTATCATTTGCTTCAATCAAATCTTTTACTAAACTATTCAATTTGAACGTTGTCGTTACAACGATTCCATTGTTAGGTGAATGCATGATTCTGTTTAACTGATAAGTATGCTTCGTATCATCGACAGAGACTGACTCATACGCTGCATAAGCTTTAAAGTTCTCACTCGTTCGACTGTCTAACTCCTTACGATCCACCAGAAATACGACCTTATCAAAGCCCGCTCGTGTGGAAAGAAACAGTGCAGTTTTAAAACTTGTAATCGTTTTTCCTGAACCCGTCGTATGCCACACAAAACCACCGTGAGGGATACGTTCATCATTATCCCAGCCAAATGCTGCTCCTTCAACAGCTTGCAGAGCATGCACTTGATAAGAACGCATGAGCATATGGCGACGATTTTCTTCCTCTCTCGCTTCATCTATGACTAAATAATCGCCTACCATTTGATGCGCCATCGGAATCATTAAAAATTGACTAATGACTTTTTCCCAATCATTCACAGGTGTATTATGTTTATCAGCCCAGTGAAAGACGAAACTTGGGTTAAAGTCATGAACCGTTTTAGGAGTGGCAAAATAACGAGTTGCTACTTCAGAGGTAACGACCATCATTTGTGAAAACGCCATGAAATTCAGTGTATACTCCCCGTCTTGGTAATAGCGTTTGAATTGG containing:
- a CDS encoding RNA-directed DNA polymerase, which encodes MTINYKFNRQKIDYLLTDLLPYEKGNQYTHRYFYEYLMKDKKTLKKVFENTKQEKEKKFNPKWHSSPLKFNVSKKKGGFRELSLINPLGLIESLTFIHIFENDILNIIHNKNDFSVRKANRVNSLVYKKNKNQTVYYADSTSKDQLLLSLESSGSYFNHYPYKNITNLLNSKRFTYSRDKYDFLLTLDMQNCFPSIYTHSYKWLISNKTYDSKNLKDSNSVYSNIDSYLQNINGSKTNGIIVGPEVSRLLAEFLFVHIDQQILEELAVKNISFGKDYNIYRFVDDYFVFSKSEEIQSHIQDVISTILNNYHLKINDSKISKKRKSENYNNWLLEVFPLTEIIDSIIQERDNVQKQPMESTLVDMGLPTEYIHMLLEVAATTTISPTTGKRRDKSYINLRNRVLNAINTTNESALVCSYILSTILTKIERSEKEELQVKMGLNDLVIFIFFVYSLNISYSSTQKVIRIFSLLIDKHGLDIRHKIERNLERFEDDIFTKYSSDWVDLLLFFANYKVNISYKLIGKIVDNFIREENPVKLAALCIFVESGIMKTNDILKKVNLVIKRNIEKINWNDFFQDEQGWWVYIFLSYPKLNRNIKRTVLDELNVVKTKLKSKPSDDAKRLVLDFLLTNDKHFIEWKFTLEKYYHKYYFYTKDRTVFNPDVMDEISISR
- a CDS encoding HsdR family type I site-specific deoxyribonuclease codes for the protein MSNAPKNVSEIDFQDRFVEQLKRFKWKSPEELDGTKRKVTTKDLINHWRSELNRINVDQLESVPLTDNEFNQVMAQVNRLANSFEAAKLLAMEGSKGKIDGIYRDPDPRVTREQITLTIFKKAEVRGGDSSYRIAREVSTPNGNRFDLVLLINGLPLINIEQKRTDKTLDEAFSQFKRYYQDGEYTLNFMAFSQMMVVTSEVATRYFATPKTVHDFNPSFVFHWADKHNTPVNDWEKVISQFLMIPMAHQMVGDYLVIDEAREEENRRHMLMRSYQVHALQAVEGAAFGWDNDERIPHGGFVWHTTGSGKTITSFKTALFLSTRAGFDKVVFLVDRKELDSRTSENFKAYAAYESVSVDDTKHTYQLNRIMHSPNNGIVVTTTFKLNSLVKDLIEANDTRLADKWIVFIIDEAHRTTMGQMMGTIKKYFSKNSLFFGYTGTPLFDENQAKGKINENSEIIDTTEKLFGPLIHQYTIEEAIADKNVLGFHVDYINTGEFSSYEDLREKLLDLAKEKNPETEVRVLERAVQEMTDLEVEKAAKKEGILFYYDETHIPRVVEEILTQWDAQSQNREFNAILTVAYKKRVIAYFEEFKKQMKEKNIHLNVAMTFSFGNEEETGRVDPIIVENMFKDYGAFTGIEFVAGDQKRGEEAYFEDVVERATRGGSGRNPKNIDLVIVADQLLTGYDSKLLNTLYVDRSLELQGLIQAYSRTNRVYGSNKEFGTIINFQYPKITEEMVNIALRLYGSGGTSSKAIVEPYPTAVEKFKLALVDMENTLPDPTSWQSIEPFEEEKKLFVQAYKAAAEQFNLVEQYYEYKWDDEAFGMAERTWFHYIGAYRNLIFEEGDDTPVHTPPTLLGKTKLAGTQVIDANHILNLIGSKTTSNNGRQTVDTETLRIIYQQITELSNLGEHEQAELLKEFVVEELEPGNISSDIHFDQAFENWKNGKKKALIYEVAKEWGVDGRIFEKSVDAYSITSPEDIPFIDDLIGSLDFASATKKQGSNQLMHNFALTPYLTKIVPQIKTKFKL